From Heliomicrobium modesticaldum Ice1, a single genomic window includes:
- a CDS encoding methyl-accepting chemotaxis protein, whose protein sequence is MTVKGKFSLMNGLAVLFTALAVAASIFFVFFQDEMDDTQSAVEMMADSLKQEFATDIREIKRAGVTEASFPELRSPDRQAVEEELALMFQQADDLYENLFILDRQGTMTAIYPPSPSLLGTDFSDRAYFKGVMATGKLQMSSVVKSRNTGNPIFVIAHPMRDEAGQIVGLFGQAVRFSVLQGRISEVTVGKTGFATIFDAEGKLIAHKDDEMVLSGKHTPPAVWEAAKSGNLHVFEFTNLYGEVSLGTVRPIEGTPWYLAVVVPKAEMLQGFISAAVWAAMITGAILIGFTAFLWWQIGKQLSPLEQMAGAARQAGEGDLTRRLEHDAKDEFGQLAGAFNSMQENLRRLIQQVAGNAAQLAAASEEMTANAHESADAAGQVAQSISQVAVAADDQDKIFTGALEKIAHQVEQVHQVVEDAKGHHRPSDGSGESDGGGQDRYAANRRDDGDNCCGKPQGL, encoded by the coding sequence ATGACAGTCAAAGGAAAGTTCAGCTTGATGAATGGGTTGGCCGTACTTTTCACAGCCTTAGCCGTTGCCGCGAGCATCTTTTTTGTGTTTTTCCAAGATGAGATGGACGATACCCAAAGTGCCGTGGAGATGATGGCCGATTCGTTGAAGCAGGAGTTTGCGACCGATATCCGCGAGATAAAGCGTGCAGGGGTCACAGAAGCTTCTTTTCCGGAACTCCGCAGCCCTGATCGGCAAGCGGTAGAAGAAGAGTTGGCCTTGATGTTCCAACAGGCCGACGATCTTTATGAGAACCTATTTATTTTAGATCGTCAAGGAACGATGACCGCTATCTATCCGCCATCTCCGTCCCTCCTCGGCACAGATTTTTCCGATCGCGCCTACTTCAAGGGTGTCATGGCGACAGGAAAGCTACAGATGTCGAGTGTTGTCAAAAGCCGCAACACGGGCAACCCCATCTTTGTGATTGCCCACCCGATGAGGGATGAGGCTGGTCAGATCGTCGGCCTTTTCGGGCAGGCCGTGCGATTCTCTGTGTTGCAAGGGCGGATTTCGGAAGTGACTGTTGGAAAAACAGGCTTTGCGACCATCTTCGATGCAGAAGGGAAGCTCATCGCCCATAAAGATGATGAAATGGTTTTGTCGGGAAAACATACACCGCCGGCCGTGTGGGAAGCTGCAAAATCAGGAAACCTCCATGTCTTTGAATTTACCAATCTCTATGGCGAAGTAAGTCTCGGTACCGTGCGGCCGATCGAGGGAACACCGTGGTACCTGGCTGTTGTGGTGCCGAAAGCGGAGATGCTGCAAGGCTTTATATCGGCTGCTGTATGGGCGGCGATGATCACCGGTGCCATCCTTATTGGTTTTACGGCGTTCCTATGGTGGCAGATCGGAAAACAACTGTCGCCGCTTGAGCAGATGGCAGGTGCAGCCCGGCAGGCCGGTGAGGGCGACTTGACGCGCCGCCTTGAACATGACGCGAAAGATGAATTCGGGCAACTGGCAGGCGCCTTCAATTCGATGCAAGAGAACCTGCGTCGGTTGATCCAGCAGGTGGCCGGCAATGCGGCGCAATTGGCTGCCGCCAGCGAAGAGATGACGGCCAACGCCCACGAATCGGCTGATGCGGCTGGACAGGTGGCTCAGTCGATCAGTCAAGTGGCTGTTGCTGCCGACGATCAGGACAAGATCTTTACGGGGGCCCTTGAAAAAATCGCTCATCAAGTCGAGCAGGTCCATCAGGTGGTGGAGGACGCGAAAGGCCATCACCGCCCGAGCGATGGAAGCGGTGAAAGCGACGGAGGCGGGCAAGACCGATATGCAGCGAATCGAAGGGACGATGGAGACAATTGCTGCGGAAAGCCACAAGGTCTCTGA
- a CDS encoding methyl-accepting chemotaxis protein yields MQRIEGTMETIAAESHKVSESMDQLAKSSQQIGHIVELIAGIANQTNLLALNAAIEAARAGEQGRGFAVVADEVRKLAEQSQQATLQIADLIQQNQSSMEQAVAATESSVNTVRQGAATVQTAGQRFQAIGQIVEEVHRALQTTSATIVEVGEGSQQVSHLFESLYGLSQKIAAESQNVSAAAQEQSASMEEIASASQVLARLAEELEVEVQRFVV; encoded by the coding sequence ATGCAGCGAATCGAAGGGACGATGGAGACAATTGCTGCGGAAAGCCACAAGGTCTCTGAGAGCATGGATCAATTGGCCAAGAGCTCGCAACAGATCGGCCATATCGTTGAGCTCATCGCTGGCATTGCGAACCAGACGAACCTGCTGGCCTTGAATGCAGCCATCGAAGCGGCTCGTGCCGGTGAACAGGGGCGCGGTTTTGCTGTTGTGGCTGATGAGGTGCGCAAATTGGCCGAACAGTCACAGCAGGCAACGTTGCAGATCGCCGATCTCATTCAGCAAAATCAGTCGAGCATGGAACAGGCTGTCGCTGCGACGGAAAGCAGTGTCAACACGGTTAGGCAAGGCGCGGCGACGGTGCAGACAGCGGGCCAGCGTTTTCAAGCGATTGGACAGATCGTGGAAGAGGTTCATCGGGCGCTGCAAACTACCTCCGCGACGATTGTCGAGGTGGGCGAAGGCAGTCAACAGGTGAGCCACCTCTTTGAATCGTTGTATGGGCTAAGTCAAAAGATCGCTGCCGAATCGCAAAACGTATCAGCGGCGGCACAAGAGCAGAGCGCCTCGATGGAAGAGATCGCTTCGGCGAGCCAGGTCCTTGCCCGATTGGCCGAGGAACTGGAGGTGGAAGTGCAGCGTTTTGTGGTATAA
- a CDS encoding methyl-accepting chemotaxis protein, whose translation MSQKSVFSFNSIAAKTMLSILPLTILALVALSSVSFYYAKQIIYQDVDDEMSQQRNYVIRDISARLTAHAKLADVVARNMEAYGETLSKDLFEQQLINTVTANEETFGVGVFFEPNRYKPDLKYFGPYAYRDKDKIVPTWDYSNDTYDYFQYDWYKNGANTKARYVWSDPFADTVTGVVMVTTTAPFYDEQKRFMGVATADIDLTSLQKLMRETKVGDQGWAFLLDKQGTYLSTNDEKKNMKVKMAEEENSSLVALYKEMESQKQGSGVFRDGGAAYRVYYDVVPEVGWTVGLVIPEEELAASLNALMSKIVLIAAASILFVALVVYFYSRSLTGNIKKIHQLSEQMAAGDFTGTVTVTSRDEIGELADNINTMAEAVRRIVHKISLSAKDVHTSAESLRSGAEQSGKAAETISASIQQVSSGIDQQAANINANNQTVAEISAQIGTVSSTMAAVAGAAEKTLNQAAGGNEAVKAAVQQINRIDEKVNSMAGVVNALGDKSDEIGQIVSLITSIAEQTNLLALNAAIEAARAGENGRGFAVVAGEVRKLAEQSGQAAGRIRQLVGEIQGETANAVESMQDGMTAVQEGIVMVNKAGGAFHEIVDAVHLLSQQVKDAAAVVGEIHEGAVTMVDSMDQVTKIARESAKSLEDVAAATEEQAATAETVTFAANQLAGMAAELDQSVRMFKV comes from the coding sequence ATGTCACAAAAAAGCGTTTTCTCATTCAACAGTATTGCGGCCAAAACAATGCTATCGATCCTGCCGTTGACCATCCTTGCCTTGGTGGCTTTATCGTCGGTCAGTTTTTATTATGCCAAACAGATCATCTATCAAGATGTTGATGATGAAATGAGCCAACAGCGTAACTACGTTATTCGTGATATCAGCGCCCGCTTGACGGCCCATGCGAAACTTGCTGACGTCGTGGCGCGCAATATGGAAGCGTACGGTGAGACACTCAGCAAAGACTTGTTTGAACAACAACTGATCAACACGGTGACGGCCAACGAGGAAACCTTTGGCGTAGGCGTTTTCTTTGAGCCGAACCGGTACAAGCCGGATCTGAAGTATTTTGGTCCCTATGCCTATCGGGATAAGGACAAGATTGTTCCCACCTGGGATTACAGCAATGATACATATGATTACTTCCAGTATGATTGGTATAAAAATGGCGCCAACACCAAAGCGAGATACGTCTGGAGCGATCCCTTCGCCGATACCGTGACCGGCGTGGTCATGGTGACGACGACAGCCCCTTTTTACGACGAGCAGAAGCGGTTCATGGGTGTCGCGACAGCTGACATCGATTTGACCAGTTTGCAAAAACTGATGAGAGAAACCAAGGTCGGTGACCAGGGCTGGGCCTTCTTGCTGGACAAGCAGGGCACATACCTCTCCACCAACGATGAGAAGAAAAATATGAAAGTGAAGATGGCGGAGGAAGAAAACAGCAGCCTCGTCGCCTTGTACAAAGAGATGGAGTCTCAGAAACAGGGCAGCGGCGTCTTTCGAGACGGCGGTGCTGCCTACCGGGTGTATTACGATGTTGTTCCCGAAGTCGGTTGGACCGTAGGCCTCGTCATCCCCGAAGAAGAATTGGCGGCGTCGTTGAATGCCTTGATGAGCAAAATCGTACTCATCGCCGCAGCCTCCATCCTGTTTGTCGCTCTTGTCGTCTATTTCTACAGCCGCTCGCTCACCGGCAACATCAAAAAAATCCATCAGCTATCCGAGCAGATGGCAGCTGGTGATTTCACGGGAACCGTAACAGTGACATCTCGCGATGAGATCGGTGAGCTGGCCGATAACATCAATACGATGGCCGAAGCGGTGCGAAGGATCGTTCATAAGATCAGCCTGAGCGCCAAAGATGTGCACACTTCGGCGGAGAGCCTCCGCAGCGGAGCGGAGCAGAGCGGAAAAGCGGCGGAGACGATCAGCGCGTCTATTCAGCAGGTATCGAGCGGCATCGATCAACAGGCGGCCAACATCAACGCCAACAACCAGACGGTCGCCGAAATCTCGGCACAAATCGGGACGGTCAGCAGCACCATGGCCGCTGTAGCCGGCGCTGCGGAAAAAACGCTGAATCAGGCCGCTGGCGGCAATGAGGCCGTGAAAGCGGCGGTCCAGCAGATCAATCGGATTGACGAAAAGGTAAACAGCATGGCCGGCGTGGTCAACGCCCTTGGCGATAAATCAGACGAAATCGGCCAAATCGTTTCCCTGATCACCAGCATTGCCGAACAGACCAACCTGTTGGCCCTAAACGCCGCTATCGAAGCCGCCAGGGCGGGGGAAAACGGCCGGGGCTTTGCTGTCGTTGCCGGTGAGGTGCGCAAATTGGCGGAGCAATCGGGACAAGCGGCAGGACGGATCCGTCAACTGGTCGGTGAGATCCAAGGGGAAACGGCTAATGCGGTTGAGTCGATGCAAGATGGAATGACTGCGGTGCAGGAAGGCATCGTCATGGTGAATAAAGCCGGCGGCGCTTTCCACGAGATCGTCGATGCCGTGCATCTGTTGTCACAGCAAGTGAAGGACGCCGCTGCCGTCGTCGGCGAGATCCATGAAGGCGCCGTCACCATGGTGGATTCGATGGACCAGGTGACCAAGATCGCCCGTGAGTCGGCTAAAAGCCTGGAAGACGTGGCTGCAGCCACGGAGGAGCAGGCCGCCACGGCCGAAACGGTGACCTTTGCCGCCAATCAACTGGCTGGCATGGCGGCAGAATTGGACCAGTCGGTCCGAATGTTCAAGGTATGA
- a CDS encoding Rqc2 family fibronectin-binding protein, with translation MALDGLTLTTIIDELRPALVGGRIDRIVQPLPEEIHLIGRTGHTNWRLLLSAHPVTGRIHLTKKNKPNPTQPPLYCMVLRKHLEGGRLRAVEQSPWERIVRLRFDASDELGGRSEKSLILEIMGKHSNLILVDDATETIIDGIRRYSHAVSRHREVLPGRTYIAPPVPDKKAPSAVTDETLAELIWKHDENTPLEKALQQNLMGISPETAREICHRAGLGRDNLAGECGRYEFSRLALALRELISLVERKEPTPEIVWQTNTDAPKTFAPWPLTHLDPTLRREKLDSVNEAADRFYHSKDELEKLAAKRAALVKRIAAEWERAQRRKTSQEKDIATAEKDLICRTWGDLLLANLYRVQPGDGAITVADLTDPEKTHVIELDPSLSPSENVQAFYSRYNKARQTVLLATEQKENTAQEVAYLDTVLIALEQAETPGDLEEIRQELVTSGYLPDEGGKGKAGKGGGAGGKSGGEKGAGAGGKAGKAGAKGGKGGKGAGGKGNKGDRGGASDLPKPLTVSTDDGWTIWIGRNNRQNDYLTMKMARDKDIWLHTKDIPGSHVVIPIRDQRPLPDAVLELAASYAAHFSRAREADKVPVDYTERRYVRKPSGAKPGFVIYDHQQTVWVRPREV, from the coding sequence ATGGCACTCGACGGACTCACCTTGACCACCATCATCGATGAGCTGAGACCGGCGCTCGTGGGCGGTCGGATCGACCGCATCGTCCAGCCCCTGCCGGAAGAGATACACCTGATCGGCCGCACCGGCCACACCAACTGGCGCCTCTTGCTCTCGGCCCACCCCGTGACCGGACGCATCCACCTGACGAAAAAAAACAAGCCCAACCCGACCCAACCGCCTCTCTACTGCATGGTCCTGCGCAAACACCTAGAGGGCGGGCGCCTCCGCGCCGTCGAGCAATCGCCCTGGGAACGGATCGTCCGCCTACGCTTCGATGCCAGCGACGAACTGGGCGGCCGGTCGGAAAAGAGCCTGATTCTGGAGATCATGGGCAAACACTCGAACCTGATCCTCGTCGACGACGCCACAGAGACGATCATCGACGGCATCCGCCGTTACAGCCACGCTGTCAGCCGTCACCGGGAGGTCCTCCCCGGCCGGACCTACATCGCCCCACCCGTTCCGGATAAAAAAGCCCCGTCGGCGGTGACCGACGAGACCCTGGCGGAACTTATATGGAAGCACGACGAAAATACGCCCCTAGAAAAAGCGCTGCAGCAAAACCTGATGGGCATCAGCCCGGAAACGGCGCGCGAGATCTGCCACCGCGCCGGCTTGGGCCGCGACAACCTCGCCGGCGAATGCGGCCGCTACGAATTCAGCCGCCTCGCCCTGGCCTTGCGGGAACTGATATCCCTGGTGGAGCGCAAAGAGCCGACGCCGGAGATCGTCTGGCAAACGAACACAGACGCCCCGAAGACCTTCGCCCCCTGGCCGCTGACCCACCTGGATCCGACCCTGCGGCGGGAAAAGCTGGACAGCGTCAACGAGGCCGCCGACCGCTTCTACCACAGCAAGGACGAACTGGAAAAACTGGCGGCCAAGCGGGCCGCCCTGGTCAAGCGCATCGCCGCCGAATGGGAGCGGGCGCAGCGGCGCAAGACGAGCCAGGAAAAAGACATCGCTACGGCGGAAAAAGACCTCATCTGCCGCACCTGGGGCGACCTGCTGCTGGCTAACCTCTACCGCGTCCAGCCGGGCGACGGCGCGATCACCGTGGCCGATCTGACCGACCCCGAAAAGACCCATGTGATCGAACTGGACCCCTCCCTCTCACCCTCGGAAAACGTGCAGGCCTTCTACAGCCGCTATAACAAAGCCCGCCAAACGGTGCTGCTGGCGACGGAGCAAAAAGAAAACACCGCTCAGGAAGTGGCCTACCTGGATACGGTGCTGATCGCCTTAGAACAAGCCGAGACGCCAGGGGACCTGGAGGAGATCCGCCAGGAATTGGTGACGAGCGGCTATTTGCCGGATGAGGGCGGCAAGGGAAAGGCTGGAAAAGGCGGTGGCGCTGGCGGGAAATCTGGTGGTGAGAAGGGCGCTGGTGCTGGCGGTAAGGCTGGAAAAGCAGGGGCCAAGGGTGGCAAGGGTGGAAAAGGCGCCGGCGGTAAAGGCAACAAAGGTGACAGGGGCGGCGCTTCTGACTTGCCGAAACCGCTGACAGTTTCGACCGATGATGGCTGGACGATCTGGATCGGCCGCAACAACCGCCAGAACGACTACCTGACGATGAAGATGGCCCGCGACAAAGACATCTGGCTGCACACGAAGGACATCCCCGGCTCCCACGTGGTCATCCCCATCCGCGACCAGCGCCCCCTGCCCGACGCGGTGCTGGAACTGGCGGCCTCTTACGCCGCCCACTTCAGCCGCGCCCGCGAGGCGGACAAGGTGCCGGTAGACTACACGGAACGACGGTACGTGCGCAAGCCCTCGGGGGCGAAGCCGGGGTTTGTGATTTATGATCATCAGCAGACGGTCTGGGTGAGGCCGAGAGAAGTATAG
- a CDS encoding cation-translocating P-type ATPase: MKRKGHDRSGPKTVAAPDKPWHQLTYEELCRALIAGPQGLNRREAEERLGRFGPNALRAAEAVPLWRRLLAQFTDFMILVLLAATAISVFLGEMADAITILVIVVMNAVLGFVQEYRAEQSLEALKKLTAPEARVLREGHEMRVAAHTIVPGDLVLLEAGDRVPADLRLLEVHDLEIDESPLTGESLPVCKQPEPITAAGVGIGDMDNMAFSGTSVTRGRGCGLVVATGMQTEMGRIAHLIESVGDDMTPLQRRLDELGKILVVLCLAICLVVVAIGLYQGEPVYRMVLTGVSLAVAAIPEGLPAIVTIVLAIGVQRMIRSRAIIRKLPAVETLGCATAICSDKTGTLTQNRMTVRQVWLSGERVDVSGQGIEPVGEFFAKRHLFTVEAGGAAVGTARGTGTAATGTGWADLDDLLRASVLCNNARLTGGEPSRSRKDVPFWGRRKKNGGEVPASDWNLMGDPTEGALLVLAAKGGFLHQNVEADFHRVEELPFDSDRKRMTVIVRDQKGQMMAFVKGAPETVLSRCAFVRWNGSDVPLDDDRRRRILDANERMADEALRVLALACRPLPAEMPVEKLMEIAEEDLTFLGLVGMMDPPRPGVRQAVERCSQAGIRTIMITGDHPATALAVARELGISSRSDEVLTGACLDELNDRQLEDKVPRVAVYARVSPAHKLRIVRALKSRGHVVAMTGDGVNDAPAVKEADIGVAMGKAGTDVTKEASAMVLSDDNFVTIVTAVEQGRAIYDNIRKFIRYLLSCNAGEVLVMFLASLMALPLPLLPVQLLWVNLVTDGLPAMALGVDAPDPDVMRRPPRHQKESILAGGLGRNILIWGTYCGLATLAVFAWGIYLGDLPLARTMAFCTLTFFQLFYVFDCRSERYSIFELGWFTNPSLIGAVCLSGLMQLAVVYLPPLQRIFQTVPLEPTHWLVILCFSGGWLLLTGLRHFILRPFGQRDGGRALYGQ, from the coding sequence ATGAAACGTAAAGGCCATGATCGTTCGGGACCGAAGACGGTCGCCGCCCCGGACAAGCCCTGGCACCAGCTCACCTATGAGGAGCTGTGCCGGGCGCTGATCGCCGGCCCGCAAGGGCTCAATCGGCGCGAGGCGGAAGAGCGGTTGGGGCGCTTCGGGCCGAACGCCCTTCGGGCGGCCGAGGCGGTGCCCTTGTGGCGGCGGCTCTTGGCGCAGTTCACCGACTTTATGATCCTGGTCCTCTTGGCGGCGACGGCCATTTCCGTTTTTCTGGGTGAGATGGCCGACGCCATCACCATCCTGGTCATCGTGGTGATGAACGCTGTCCTCGGCTTCGTTCAAGAGTATCGAGCCGAACAGTCTTTGGAGGCCCTGAAAAAACTGACGGCGCCGGAGGCGAGGGTGCTCCGCGAAGGCCACGAGATGCGCGTGGCGGCCCACACGATCGTCCCGGGCGATCTGGTGCTCTTGGAGGCGGGCGATCGGGTACCGGCTGACCTGCGCCTCTTAGAGGTCCACGACCTGGAGATCGATGAGTCGCCCCTCACCGGCGAGTCCCTGCCGGTCTGCAAGCAGCCGGAGCCGATCACCGCCGCCGGTGTGGGCATCGGTGACATGGACAATATGGCTTTTTCGGGGACAAGCGTCACCCGCGGCCGCGGGTGCGGCCTCGTCGTGGCGACAGGGATGCAGACGGAGATGGGCCGCATCGCCCACCTGATCGAATCCGTCGGCGACGACATGACGCCCTTGCAGCGCCGCCTCGATGAACTGGGTAAGATCCTGGTCGTCCTCTGCCTGGCCATCTGCCTCGTCGTCGTCGCCATCGGCCTTTACCAGGGTGAGCCGGTCTACCGCATGGTCCTCACCGGCGTCAGCTTAGCCGTGGCGGCCATCCCTGAGGGGCTGCCGGCTATCGTCACCATCGTTCTCGCCATCGGCGTGCAGCGGATGATCCGCAGCCGCGCCATCATCCGCAAATTGCCAGCCGTGGAGACGCTCGGTTGCGCCACGGCGATCTGCTCGGATAAGACAGGCACACTGACTCAGAACCGGATGACGGTCCGCCAGGTCTGGTTATCGGGTGAGCGCGTCGATGTGAGCGGTCAGGGGATTGAGCCGGTGGGCGAGTTTTTCGCAAAGCGGCATCTATTCACAGTGGAGGCAGGAGGCGCCGCCGTTGGAACAGCCAGGGGGACCGGAACCGCCGCAACCGGGACAGGCTGGGCCGATCTGGACGATCTGCTTCGCGCTTCCGTGCTCTGCAACAACGCCCGACTCACCGGCGGCGAACCATCCCGATCGCGCAAGGATGTTCCCTTCTGGGGCAGACGCAAGAAGAACGGAGGGGAGGTCCCGGCGAGCGACTGGAACCTCATGGGCGATCCCACCGAAGGGGCGCTCCTGGTCTTGGCTGCCAAAGGAGGATTTCTCCATCAAAACGTCGAAGCTGACTTTCACCGTGTCGAGGAACTGCCCTTTGACTCCGACCGCAAGCGGATGACCGTCATCGTGCGGGATCAGAAGGGGCAGATGATGGCTTTTGTCAAGGGCGCGCCTGAAACGGTCCTCTCTCGCTGCGCCTTCGTTCGCTGGAACGGATCGGATGTGCCCCTCGATGACGACCGCCGCCGCCGCATCCTCGATGCAAACGAGCGCATGGCCGATGAGGCCTTGCGGGTGTTGGCTCTCGCTTGCCGCCCCCTCCCGGCGGAGATGCCCGTCGAGAAGCTCATGGAGATCGCCGAGGAGGATCTGACCTTCCTCGGATTGGTCGGCATGATGGATCCGCCCCGGCCCGGCGTCCGCCAAGCCGTAGAGCGTTGCAGCCAGGCCGGCATCCGCACAATCATGATCACCGGCGACCATCCCGCGACGGCGCTGGCCGTCGCCCGCGAACTGGGCATCAGCAGCCGTTCCGATGAGGTCCTTACCGGCGCCTGTCTCGACGAACTCAATGACAGGCAACTGGAGGATAAGGTGCCCCGCGTCGCCGTCTACGCTCGCGTTTCGCCGGCCCACAAGTTGCGCATCGTCCGCGCCTTGAAGTCGCGGGGCCATGTGGTGGCCATGACGGGTGACGGTGTTAACGACGCCCCGGCTGTCAAAGAGGCCGACATCGGCGTGGCCATGGGCAAGGCCGGCACGGACGTGACGAAAGAGGCCTCCGCCATGGTCCTCTCCGACGACAACTTCGTCACCATCGTGACCGCCGTCGAACAGGGCCGCGCCATCTATGACAACATCCGCAAATTTATCCGCTATCTTTTGTCCTGCAACGCCGGTGAGGTGCTGGTGATGTTCCTGGCCAGCCTCATGGCCTTGCCCTTGCCGCTCTTGCCGGTCCAACTGCTCTGGGTCAACCTGGTCACCGACGGCCTGCCCGCCATGGCCCTCGGCGTGGACGCGCCCGATCCTGACGTGATGCGCCGGCCGCCGCGCCACCAGAAGGAGAGCATTCTCGCCGGCGGATTGGGACGAAACATCCTGATCTGGGGAACCTATTGCGGGTTGGCGACGCTGGCCGTCTTCGCCTGGGGGATCTATTTAGGCGACCTGCCCCTGGCACGGACGATGGCTTTTTGCACCTTGACCTTCTTCCAACTCTTTTATGTTTTTGACTGCCGGTCTGAGCGCTACTCCATCTTTGAACTGGGCTGGTTTACCAACCCCAGCTTGATCGGGGCCGTCTGTCTCTCGGGCTTGATGCAGTTGGCTGTCGTCTACCTGCCGCCGCTGCAGCGGATCTTTCAGACCGTTCCCCTGGAGCCCACCCACTGGCTCGTCATCCTCTGCTTTTCCGGCGGCTGGCTGCTGCTGACCGGGCTGCGTCACTTCATCCTGCGGCCTTTTGGGCAGCGTGACGGAGGGCGGGCATTGTACGGGCAATAA
- the dapF gene encoding diaminopimelate epimerase, producing the protein MEFVKMHGLGNDFIVVNAMEPPLLDREDWEEIAVRICDRHYGIGGDGLILLFPSDKADIRWRILNSDGSEPEMCGNGIRCLARYVYERGIVAKRRIEVETLAGIIVPEIITDAAGAVTGVCVDMGEPRLQRHQIPMVGPEGPAVNQELVVGDAVVRVTALSMGNPHCLIYVNDIDEAPVTTLGPKVEVHPAFPAKTNVEFVQVVAPDEVQMRVWERGAGPTLACGTGACATVVGSVLNGYTDRKVTVHLAGGPLHIEWREENNRVYMTGPAVEVFRGELPL; encoded by the coding sequence ATGGAATTCGTAAAAATGCACGGCCTCGGCAATGACTTCATCGTTGTCAACGCCATGGAACCGCCCCTGTTGGACCGCGAGGACTGGGAGGAGATCGCCGTCCGCATCTGTGACCGCCACTACGGCATCGGCGGCGACGGTCTGATCCTCCTCTTTCCCTCTGACAAGGCCGACATCCGCTGGCGCATCCTCAACTCTGACGGCTCCGAACCGGAGATGTGCGGCAACGGCATCCGCTGTCTGGCCCGTTATGTCTACGAGCGGGGCATCGTCGCCAAGCGCCGCATCGAGGTGGAGACCTTGGCTGGGATCATCGTCCCCGAGATCATCACCGACGCGGCGGGCGCTGTCACCGGCGTCTGTGTAGACATGGGTGAACCGCGCCTGCAGCGTCACCAGATCCCCATGGTCGGCCCCGAAGGCCCCGCTGTCAATCAGGAACTGGTCGTCGGCGATGCGGTGGTCCGGGTGACGGCCTTGTCCATGGGTAACCCCCACTGCCTCATCTATGTCAACGACATTGATGAAGCGCCAGTCACGACGCTCGGTCCCAAAGTGGAGGTCCATCCGGCTTTTCCGGCGAAGACGAACGTCGAATTCGTTCAGGTCGTCGCGCCTGACGAGGTGCAGATGCGCGTCTGGGAGCGCGGCGCCGGCCCCACGCTGGCCTGCGGCACCGGGGCTTGCGCCACCGTCGTCGGCTCTGTCCTCAACGGCTACACCGACCGCAAGGTGACAGTCCACCTGGCCGGCGGTCCGCTCCATATCGAGTGGCGCGAGGAGAACAACCGCGTCTACATGACCGGCCCCGCCGTAGAGGTATTCCGAGGAGAGCTTCCGCTTTAG
- a CDS encoding YicC/YloC family endoribonuclease, protein MIKSMTGYGRGEACGAGKRVTVEAKAVNHRYSEVVVRLPKAYMVLEDSIKKIFLQGISRGRVDVFVNLETDGEVTRQVKVDKQLALRYYKSLRDLAQELELSCDVGINALYSLPEVITLDEPEEDMDEVARVVDAAARQALDGMMGMRIQEGSSLAEDLFLRLTALRRRIKAVEERSPFVAADYSHRLQERIKELFGQTPVDEQRLAMEVALFADRSNITEELVRLNSHLEQFQKALASSEPVGRKLDFLVQEMNREVNTIGSKSNDLEISRHVVDLKSEMEKIREQVQNVE, encoded by the coding sequence GTGATCAAGAGCATGACCGGCTATGGTCGGGGAGAAGCCTGTGGGGCGGGAAAGCGCGTCACTGTCGAGGCGAAGGCGGTCAACCATCGCTATTCCGAAGTGGTCGTTCGCTTGCCTAAAGCCTATATGGTCTTGGAAGATTCGATCAAGAAGATTTTTTTGCAGGGCATCTCTCGAGGGAGGGTCGATGTGTTCGTCAACTTGGAAACTGACGGGGAAGTCACCCGACAGGTAAAGGTTGACAAACAATTGGCCCTTCGATATTATAAATCGTTGAGAGACTTGGCGCAGGAGCTGGAATTGTCTTGTGATGTGGGCATAAACGCCCTCTACAGCCTCCCGGAAGTGATCACCCTCGATGAGCCGGAAGAGGATATGGATGAGGTGGCCCGCGTCGTCGATGCGGCGGCGCGGCAGGCCCTGGACGGGATGATGGGTATGCGCATCCAGGAAGGAAGCTCCCTGGCGGAGGATCTCTTTTTGCGTTTAACGGCATTGCGCCGCCGGATCAAGGCGGTGGAGGAGCGCTCGCCCTTCGTCGCCGCTGACTACTCGCACCGGCTGCAGGAGCGGATCAAGGAACTGTTCGGCCAGACGCCTGTCGACGAGCAGCGCTTGGCCATGGAAGTGGCCCTTTTCGCCGACCGCTCCAACATCACTGAGGAACTTGTTCGTCTCAACAGCCATCTGGAACAGTTTCAAAAGGCGCTGGCCTCTTCCGAACCGGTGGGACGAAAGCTCGATTTTCTCGTCCAGGAGATGAACCGTGAAGTCAATACGATCGGCTCGAAGAGCAACGACCTGGAAATTTCTCGTCATGTAGTCGATTTGAAGAGCGAAATGGAAAAAATACGTGAACAGGTGCAAAATGTAGAATAA